In Phlebotomus papatasi isolate M1 chromosome 1, Ppap_2.1, whole genome shotgun sequence, the following proteins share a genomic window:
- the LOC129801785 gene encoding uncharacterized protein LOC129801785 isoform X2, whose protein sequence is MCDEPIFRRDLLDHQTFSYGRKGGAAHYLDPYTFQIAFRYLISRDLPTSLRSNNGKVLYFVELNALRSNNRQYQLQCPFRVIHRVELPRELLPSQDMEKYMMCCCKTYCHLKLSTPQQAYLRGDEISLKVEVTCLRRGQCRLRDIRYTLVRYYEYKVILKEVVLEDVILHTEHGFSYIMSNQSIGYGDTKTYVGCVRIPDDCLPTYENRNDNYCKYMRITYAIEFKAKLRKWLINLPVVARLPIRICTEVEEGSMRSDEYPFLHLGPHPIRPIPLSELDDDTLGGRGMPVGGEMIPMKKLTTVQEDTAEASCSNSVQQDVMSNDESQMSSPVLHEVNVAMPQSKDDDSSESNAPEVHNIVATVHHSKEVESEESSTLESGKDDETNHQEVGADAKPAGDDLAETTV, encoded by the coding sequence ATGTGTGATGAACCTATTTTCCGTAGAGACCTCTTAGATCATCAGACTTTTAGTTATGGAAGAAAGGGAGGTGCAGCCCATTACTTGGATCCATATACCTTTCAGATAGCCTTTAGGTATCTCATATCACGTGACCTACCAACAAGTTTACGTTCTAATAACGGAAAAGTTTTATATTTCGTGGAATTAAATGCTTTGAGATCAAATAATCGACAGTATCAGTTACAGTGTCCCTTCAGAGTTATACATCGTGTTGAGTTGCCACGTGAACTTTTACCGTCCCAGGATATGGAAAAGTATATGATGTGTTGCTGTAAGACCTATTGCCATTTAAAGTTATCAACACCGCAACAGGCATATCTCAGAGGAGATGAGATTTCCCTAAAGGTAGAAGTTACGTGTCTTCGTCGTGGTCAATGTCGATTAAGAGATATTCGTTACACACTTGTGCGATACTATGAGTACAAAGTAATACTTAAGGAGGTTGTTTTAGAAGATGTAATACTTCATACTGAGCATGGTTTCAGTTACATTATGTCTAATCAATCTATCGGCTATGGAGACACAAAGACTTACGTCGGCTGTGTCAGAATTCCTGATGATTGTCTACCGACCTATGAAAACAGGAATGACAATTATTGTAAATACATGAGGATCACGTATGCCATTGAGTTCAAAGCTAAGCTGCGCAAATGGTTGATTAACTTACCCGTTGTTGCTAGATTACCCATAAGAATTTGCACTGAAGTTGAAGAAGGTTCCATGCGATCTGATGAATATCCATTCCTTCATCTTGGACCACATCCAATACGTCCGATTCCTCTGTCTGAATTAGATGATGATACTTTAGGTGGAAGGGGTATGCCCGTTGGAGGAGAGATGATTCCTATGAAGAAGCTGACTACTGTCCAGGAAGATACAGCTGAAGCTTCATGTAGCAACAGTGTACAACAAGATGTGATGTCAAACGATGAGTCTCAAATGAGTAGTCCTGTTTTACATGAAGTAAATGTTGCAATGCCACAATCAAAGGATGACGATTCTTCTGAAAGTAATGCACCGGAAGTTCATAATATTGTTGCTACCGTTCATCACTCAAAGGAGGTGGAATCAGAAGAAAGCTCAACTCTGGAATCAGGAAAGGATGATGAAACCAACCATCAAGAAGTAGGTGCTGATGCTAAACCTGCCGGGGATGATCTGGCAGAGACTACGGTATAA